A single window of Oreochromis aureus strain Israel breed Guangdong linkage group 5, ZZ_aureus, whole genome shotgun sequence DNA harbors:
- the pde12 gene encoding 2',5'-phosphodiesterase 12 isoform X1 has protein sequence MLNHLSTALTLFTRRLPASSPRTFSGALRRLCRMEAAVVRCLPGEPKLTISFCLQGSHKHMLRDQDEPLGKVLARISNGIAKNQSKAKKSKKNRGQEQPDEAAEPTVVKLFYDGEEVPETVLNAEAWQDGSVLQVGDVKYSVQRNAPTFTTAELPVSLLAGFPVCPKLEVEFGNVQDCEFTWFRENCPHTRSEAPGETSDQDSGWTQVGCERVYIPSNQDISFRLKLSCTPKDGSRSGPAKELVSVGAVEAGPGVCLFDNRHAFTAKVTDWPTVRVVSYNILADIYAQTDLSKTVLYPYCAPYALQLDYRQNLIKKELAGYNSDIICLQEVDKGVYVDSLTPALDAFGLNGVFKVKEKQHEGLATFYRRSKFRLLSSHDIMLSEALSSDPMHAELLEKVSANGALKNKILQRSTSLQVTFLEDLNKPGRKVCVANTHLYWHPKGGNVRLVQMGVALKHLSHVISEVAPGAPLVFCGDFNSTPSAGVFQLLSEAVVPPQHADWSSSGPGESCSMELLSDIPPLLSACGLPAYTNYVRGFQGCLDYIFIQPDCMQVEQVIPLPSLEEVTTYEALPSVAHPSDHIALVCDLRWNP, from the exons ATGTTGAACCACCTCTCCACTGCTCTAACGCTCTTCACCCGCCGACTCCCCGCTTCCTCCCCGCGGACTTTCTCCGGAGCCCTCCGCCGCCTCTGCAGGATGGAAGCGGCCGTGGTGAGGTGCCTCCCCGGGGAGCCCAAGCTGACCATCTCCTTCTGTCTGCAGGGCAGCCACAAGCACATGCTCCGGGACCAGGACGAGCCGCTGGGTAAGGTCCTGGCCCGCATCTCCAACGGGATAGCCAAGAACCAATCAAAAGCAAAGAAGTCCAAGAAGAACCGGGGTCAGGAGCAGCCGGATGAAGCTGCGGAGCCCACCGTGGTGAAGCTGTTCTACGACGGGGAAGAGGTGCCGGAGACGGTGCTGAACGCGGAGGCTTGGCAGGACGGCTCCGTGCTGCAGGTGGGAGATGTTAAATATTCAGTGCAGAGGAACGCGCCCACCTTCACCACCGCGGAGCTACCGGTGTCCTTGTTGGCCGGCTTCCCCGTCTGCCCCAAACTGGAGGTGGAGTTTGGGAACGTCCAGGACTGCGAGTTCACCTGGTTCAGAGAAAACTGCCCACACACGAG GTCTGAAGCTCCTGGCGAAACTTCAGATCAGGACAGTGGTTGGACTCAGGttggatgtgagagagtttaCATCCCATCCAATCAGGACATCAGCTTCAGGCTCAAACTGAGCTGCACGCCCAAAGATGGAAGTCGCAGTGGCCCGGCCAAGGAGCTGGTTTCTGTGGGAGCTgtggaggctggaccaggcgtgtGCTTGTTTGACAACCGTCATGCTTTCACAGCCAAAGTCACGGACTGGCCGACTGTGAGAGTGGTGTCGTATAACATCCTCGCCGACATCTACGCCCAAACGGACCTTTCCAAGACGGTGCTGTACCCGTACTGCGCCCCCTACGCCCTGCAGCTGGACTACAGACAGAACCTGATCAAAAAGGAGCTTGCCGGGTACAACAGCGACATTATCTGTCTGCAGGAGGTGGATAAAG GAGTGTATGTGGACAGTCTGACTCCAGCACTGGATGCCTTTGGTCTGAACGGTGTTTTCAAGGTCAAAGAGAAGCAGCATGAAGGACTTGCCACCTTCTACCGCAG GTCAAAGTTTCGACTCTTGAGCAGTCACGACATCATGCTGAGTGAGGCGTTGTCCTCTGACCCCATGCACGCTGAGCTTCTGGAGAAGGTTTCTGCTAACGGTGCCCTGAAGAATAAGATCCTGCAGAGGTCCACCTCGCTGCAG GTCACTTTCCTCGAGGACCTGAATAAACCCGGCAGGAAGGTCTGTGTGGCCAACACTCACCTGTACTGGCACCCGAAAG GGGGGAATGTTCGCTTAGTCCAGATGGGCGTGGCTTTGAAACACCTGAGTCATGTGATCAGCGAGGTCGCACCTGGAGCTCCGCTGGTGTTTTGTGGAGACTTTAACTCCACCCCAAGTGCAG GTGTGTTTCAGCTGCTCAGTGAGGCTGTGGTTCCTCCgcagcatgcagactggagcagctcGGGGCCGGGGGAGTCCTGCAGTATGGAGCTGCTCTCTGACATCCCCCCTCTGCTGAGCGCCTGCGGATTGCCGGCCTACACCAACTATGTGCGAGGGTTTCAAGGCTGCCTGGATTACATCTTTATACAGCCGGACTGCATGCAG
- the pde12 gene encoding 2',5'-phosphodiesterase 12 isoform X2, whose amino-acid sequence MLRDQDEPLGKVLARISNGIAKNQSKAKKSKKNRGQEQPDEAAEPTVVKLFYDGEEVPETVLNAEAWQDGSVLQVGDVKYSVQRNAPTFTTAELPVSLLAGFPVCPKLEVEFGNVQDCEFTWFRENCPHTRSEAPGETSDQDSGWTQVGCERVYIPSNQDISFRLKLSCTPKDGSRSGPAKELVSVGAVEAGPGVCLFDNRHAFTAKVTDWPTVRVVSYNILADIYAQTDLSKTVLYPYCAPYALQLDYRQNLIKKELAGYNSDIICLQEVDKGVYVDSLTPALDAFGLNGVFKVKEKQHEGLATFYRRSKFRLLSSHDIMLSEALSSDPMHAELLEKVSANGALKNKILQRSTSLQVTFLEDLNKPGRKVCVANTHLYWHPKGGNVRLVQMGVALKHLSHVISEVAPGAPLVFCGDFNSTPSAGVFQLLSEAVVPPQHADWSSSGPGESCSMELLSDIPPLLSACGLPAYTNYVRGFQGCLDYIFIQPDCMQVEQVIPLPSLEEVTTYEALPSVAHPSDHIALVCDLRWNP is encoded by the exons ATGCTCCGGGACCAGGACGAGCCGCTGGGTAAGGTCCTGGCCCGCATCTCCAACGGGATAGCCAAGAACCAATCAAAAGCAAAGAAGTCCAAGAAGAACCGGGGTCAGGAGCAGCCGGATGAAGCTGCGGAGCCCACCGTGGTGAAGCTGTTCTACGACGGGGAAGAGGTGCCGGAGACGGTGCTGAACGCGGAGGCTTGGCAGGACGGCTCCGTGCTGCAGGTGGGAGATGTTAAATATTCAGTGCAGAGGAACGCGCCCACCTTCACCACCGCGGAGCTACCGGTGTCCTTGTTGGCCGGCTTCCCCGTCTGCCCCAAACTGGAGGTGGAGTTTGGGAACGTCCAGGACTGCGAGTTCACCTGGTTCAGAGAAAACTGCCCACACACGAG GTCTGAAGCTCCTGGCGAAACTTCAGATCAGGACAGTGGTTGGACTCAGGttggatgtgagagagtttaCATCCCATCCAATCAGGACATCAGCTTCAGGCTCAAACTGAGCTGCACGCCCAAAGATGGAAGTCGCAGTGGCCCGGCCAAGGAGCTGGTTTCTGTGGGAGCTgtggaggctggaccaggcgtgtGCTTGTTTGACAACCGTCATGCTTTCACAGCCAAAGTCACGGACTGGCCGACTGTGAGAGTGGTGTCGTATAACATCCTCGCCGACATCTACGCCCAAACGGACCTTTCCAAGACGGTGCTGTACCCGTACTGCGCCCCCTACGCCCTGCAGCTGGACTACAGACAGAACCTGATCAAAAAGGAGCTTGCCGGGTACAACAGCGACATTATCTGTCTGCAGGAGGTGGATAAAG GAGTGTATGTGGACAGTCTGACTCCAGCACTGGATGCCTTTGGTCTGAACGGTGTTTTCAAGGTCAAAGAGAAGCAGCATGAAGGACTTGCCACCTTCTACCGCAG GTCAAAGTTTCGACTCTTGAGCAGTCACGACATCATGCTGAGTGAGGCGTTGTCCTCTGACCCCATGCACGCTGAGCTTCTGGAGAAGGTTTCTGCTAACGGTGCCCTGAAGAATAAGATCCTGCAGAGGTCCACCTCGCTGCAG GTCACTTTCCTCGAGGACCTGAATAAACCCGGCAGGAAGGTCTGTGTGGCCAACACTCACCTGTACTGGCACCCGAAAG GGGGGAATGTTCGCTTAGTCCAGATGGGCGTGGCTTTGAAACACCTGAGTCATGTGATCAGCGAGGTCGCACCTGGAGCTCCGCTGGTGTTTTGTGGAGACTTTAACTCCACCCCAAGTGCAG GTGTGTTTCAGCTGCTCAGTGAGGCTGTGGTTCCTCCgcagcatgcagactggagcagctcGGGGCCGGGGGAGTCCTGCAGTATGGAGCTGCTCTCTGACATCCCCCCTCTGCTGAGCGCCTGCGGATTGCCGGCCTACACCAACTATGTGCGAGGGTTTCAAGGCTGCCTGGATTACATCTTTATACAGCCGGACTGCATGCAG